The Salvelinus namaycush isolate Seneca chromosome 28, SaNama_1.0, whole genome shotgun sequence genome contains a region encoding:
- the LOC120023364 gene encoding circumsporozoite protein-like: MKETGNRTGSRGRPTDDNSRGRPTDDNSRGRPTDDNSRGRPTDDNSRGRPTDDNSRGRPADDNSRGRPADDNSRGRPADDNSRGRPADDNSRGRPANDISRGRPADDISRRRPADDNSRGRPADDNSRGRPANDISRGRPADDISRRRPADDISRGRPADDNSRGRPADDNSRGRPADDISRGRPADDNSRGRPADDNSRGRPAGDISRGRPADDNSRGRHADDNSRGRPADDT; this comes from the coding sequence ATGAAGGAGACTGGAAACAGAACGGGATCCAGAGGGAGACCCACTGATGACAACTCCAGAGGCAGACCCACTGATGACAACTCCAGAGGCAGACCCACTGATGACAACTCCAGAGGCAGACCCACTGATGACAACTCCAGAGGCAGACCCACTGATGACAACTCCAGAGGGAGACCCGCTGATGACAACTCCAGAGGCAGACCCGCTGATGACAACTCCAGAGGCAGACCCGCTGATGACAACTCCAGAGGCAGACCCGCTGATGACAACTCCAGAGGGAGACCCGCTAATGACATCTCCAGAGGGAGACCCGCTGATGACATCTCCAGACGTAGACCCGCTGATGACAACTCCAGAGGCAGACCCGCTGATGACAACTCCAGAGGGAGACCCGCTAATGACATCTCCAGAGGGAGACCCGCTGATGACATCTCCAGACGTAGACCCGCTGATGACATCTCCAGAGGGAGACCCGCTGATGACAACTCCAGAGGGAGACCCGCTGATGACAACTCCAGAGGCAGACCCGCTGATGACATCTCCAGAGGGAGACCCGCTGATGACAACTCCAGAGGGAGACCCGCTGATGACAACTCCAGAGGCAGACCCGCTGGTGACATCTCCAGAGGGAGACCCGCTGATGACAACTCCAGAGGCAGACACGCTGATGACAACTCCAGAGGCAGACCCGCTGATGACACCTGA